The Glycine soja cultivar W05 chromosome 8, ASM419377v2, whole genome shotgun sequence genome has a window encoding:
- the LOC114424197 gene encoding homeobox-DDT domain protein RLT1-like, whose amino-acid sequence MHPSFSMLSLQLKVTELQSEENKLSMEKNKKRRLKTPAQLKALEDFYNDNKYPTEEMKSELADELELTEKQISGWFCHRRLKDKKMLNDEVCANGRQDRSSGVIQDRGSGLVQDSCGSTKHVHYRYLDPKEVESHGLYNHGFSAADITYGHKNHRYAENDSATDNTSSESSSSLQDRLLCQGQDPYDMEPSSHVTPNGSLLPPNTKGANNMGHKPSGYLKVKGEIEHAAITAVKKQLGKHYREDGPLLSVEFDTIPPEAFECQIADLANEAYYAANPALPNSPEVSAVKKQSSLSSTCKKQLML is encoded by the exons ATGCATCCATCCTTTTCCATGTTGTCATTGCAGTTAA AAGTAACTGAGTTGCAGtctgaagaaaataaattgtctatggagaaaaataagaaaagaaggcTCAAAACACCAGCCCAGCTTAAGGCCTTGGAAGATTTTTATAATG ATAACAAATATCCCACGGAGGAAATGAAATCAGAACTTGCCGATGAGTTAGAATTGACAGAAAAGCAAATATCTGGATGGTTTTGCCACAGaagattgaaagataaaaaaatgttgaatgaTGAAGTATGTGCTAATGGACGACAAGATCGTTCAAGTGGTGTCATTCAGGATCGTGGCAGTGGTCTAGTGCAGGATTCATGCGGAAGCACTAAACATGTTCACTATAGGTATCTGGATCCCAAAGAGGTTGAGAGTCATGGCCTCTATAACCATGGATTTTCAGCTGCAGATATAACCTATGGACACAAAAACCATCGTTATGCAGAAAATGATAGTGCAACAGATAACACATCATCTGAGAGTAGCTCATCTTTGCAAGATCGATTGCTTTGTCAAGGACAGGATCCGTATGATATGGAGCCTTCTAGTCATGTAACACCTAATGGATCTCTTCTGCCTCCCAATACCAAGGGTGCAAATAACATGGGACATAAACCATCAGGATATTTGAAAGTGAAGGGAGAGATAGAGCATGCTGCTATTACTGCTGTTAAAAAGCAATTAGGAAAGCATTATCGGGAAGATGGTCCACTACTTAGTGTTGAATTTGATACAATTCCTCCTGAGGCATTTGAATGTCAAATTGCAGATCTAGCTAATG AAGCATACTATGCTGCAAATCCTGCTCTTCCAAATTCTCCAGAAGTCTCTGCAGTGAAAAAACAGTCCAGTCTCAGTTCT ACTTGTAAAAAGCAGCTAATGTTGTGA